A genome region from Fusarium musae strain F31 chromosome 5, whole genome shotgun sequence includes the following:
- a CDS encoding hypothetical protein (BUSCO:EOG09261476) translates to MSITNGQPAWQPPYLHHTNSNRSVSHLDDVPARTQTPIDNPSVLMPEAPLDIEEENRRALFADLYRKTEDKVALLFSEDGSYNYPAISALRRSPPPSANIIPPTTDHEPIKEPPLKKAKRTIDEDDYDDDDDDEEDDEPSQSASKPHSAGAPANTLLSPSKSGSSPVHSVTSPSKHGDKSKDQDGSQSKDKDGEDAIKKLEEARTATEAAARRSFHTIFHTLENDHAAMLEQQQLEDSEKQLQAEMDHNHHPINNHSAVPNQGSLSSANLGASSLTLKHLIARIDMKRDQVRASDAELRLLMNEVRKNRSKWASEENVNQEELYEALEKVLTELKAHTEYSTPFLTRVNKRDAPDYYNFIKNPMDLGTMTKKLKSLTYKSKADFVVDLNLIWDNCLRYNQDMNHPLRRMANGMRKEAEKLIPLIPDLVIRSRAEVEAEERRKQNGGDDDAGEDSDDEPIMSSRGRKAGAKGTSKARKAPNDQKEDTPAIDQKPILQVNGLLGKVREGSEVDGSNGFATPPIAGSLTPSGLNGHSGMGSNADAMDIDGPSINGLALNSAFGEAAEQAFEDEEYKVWKQTTKKDRALVAKERFQLFKDNKFNTEAPALVRSKAGMRRFLKRQREAEAEGIITHSQANSTAVASEDSATKPTETLAEEIEEEEAKVIPDYYDTLSNIPDIHPRLQWVEDGEGKVINQHEEFLRLVPPGSFTAPTSRLTKKMDENIHQIQETRKLATRISVIKQMQVQTQVYTNQFPKSNSDPFVEQDIEPHFISDDGPVMAPETCQNALKRSIAKVLYHTGFEELQPSAMDAFTSVASDYFQKLCRTFNVYNESEKKPSPAHAQGSKFQPRFTPEEVILHTLDENGHDISSLELYAKDELDRLSTKLDALHERMKLHLTDLLRPALAQDAGTDGVGAFKDGSEQFVSGDFAEDLGEDFFGFRALGLDKEMGLDMISVPLHLLQTRVRNQYQMQTQTTGEAATDLFEPLPSSEPVTKENIQEQIGLVKNFFLAKLHANGDQPLVEDEDLPTKQKKPRPRLGASGKIVTAQKRSPKEQLALAKKKKKMEAAAAEAKANANASPEKGAPGTTPGKKKSMSAAAGSAPNPAVLALAPNMERQDSMHSQGNASQTDKDDTVGMMSPESIAP, encoded by the exons ATGTCCATCACCAACGGCCAGCCCGCCTGGCAACCTCCCTATTTGCACCATACCAACAGTAATAGGAGCGTATCGCATCTCGATGATGTCCCTGCGCGAACTCAGACTCCTATTGATAATCCAAGTGTGCTGATGCCTGAGGCACCACTTGacatcgaagaagagaacCGACGCGCCCTATTTGCGGATTTATATCGCAAGACTGAGGACAAGGTCGCGTTGCTCTTCTCCGAAGATGGTTCTTATAATTATCCCGCGATATCTGCTCTACGACGTTCTCCGCCCCCCTCCGCAAACATTATCCCTCCCACAACCGACCACGAGCCAATCAAGGAACCCCCCTTAAAGAAAGCGAAGCGCACCATCGATGAGGACGActacgacgatgatgatgacgacgaagaagatgacgagccTTCGCAATCAGCATCGAAACCTCATTCTGCTGGAGCTCCTGCCAATACGTTACTGTCGCCATCCAAATCAGGGAGCTCACCTGTTCATTCGGTGACATCACCAAGCAAGCATGGTGACAAATCCAAGGATCAAGATGGCTCACAGTCGAAAGATAAAGATGGTGAAGATGCCATCAAGAAACTTGAGGAAGCTCGTACAGCTACCGAAGCTGCCGCTCGGAGGAGTTTCCACACCATCTTTCACACCTTGGAGAATGACCATGCCGCTATGctagaacaacaacaacttgAAGATTCTGAGAAGCAGCTCCAGGCCGAGATGGATCACAACCATCATCCAATCAATAACCATAGCGCTGTTCCCAACCAAGGCTCACTCAGCAGCGCCAATCTCGGTGCTTCTAGCCTAACACTGAAACATCTCATCGCTCGCATCGACATGAAGCGAGATCAGGTTCGCGCCTCTGATGCCGAACTTAGGCTCCTGATGAACGAGGTCCGCAAAAATAGGAGTAAATGGGCCAGCGAGGAGAATGTGAACCAGGAGGAATTGTACGAGGCTTTAGAAAAGGTCTTGACAGAACTCAAGGCGCATACGGAATATTCCACTCCTTTTCTGACAAGGGTCAACAAGAGGGATGCTCCAGACTACTACAATT TCATCAAAAACCCCATGGATCTCGGCACAATGACTAAGAAGTTGAAAAGTCTGACTTACAAATCCAAGGCTGATTTTGTTGTGGATCTTAACTTGATCTGGGACAATTGCCTCAGGTACAACCAAGATATGAATCACCCTCTACGACGCATGGCCAATGGAATGAGAAAGGAAGCAGAGAAACTTATTCCATTGATACCAGACCTTGTCATCCGCTCTCGAGCGGAGGTTGAGGCAGAAGAACGGCGGAAACAGAATGGCGGAGACGACGATGCTGGAGAGGATTCCGATGACGAGCCCATTATGTCTTCACGAGGTCGCAAAGCTGGTGCAAAGGGGACAAGCAAGGCACGAAAGGCCCCAAACGATCAGAAAGAGGACACACCAGCAATAGATCAGAAGCCCATTCTTCAAGTAAATGGGCTTCTGGGAAAAGTCCGAGAAGGCTCAGAGGTTGACGGCAGCAATGGCTTTGCCACTCCACCGATTGCCGGTTCCCTCACACCAAGCGGACTTAACGGCCATTCCGGAATGGGGAGCAACGCCGATGCCATGGACATTGATGGGCCAAGTATCAATGGCCTGGCACTGAACTCGGCGTTTGGTGAAGCTGCCGAGCAGGCctttgaggatgaagagtaCAAAGTATGGAAGCAAACTACTAAGAAGGATCGAGCTCTGGTTGCCAAGGAGCGATTCCAACTTTTCAAGGACAACAAGTTTAACACTGAAGCCCCTGCACTCGTTCGCTCCAAGGCTGGTATGCGTCGATTTCTCAAGCGGCAAAgggaggcagaggcagaaggTATCATTACTCATTCTCAAGCAAACTCTACAGCTGTGGCTTCTGAAGATTCGGCAACAAAGCCAACCGAGACCTTGGCCGAGGAaatcgaggaagaagaggctaAGGTGATACCCGACTACTATGATACGTTGAGCAATATACCAGATATTCACCCCAGACTTCAATGGGTTGAAGACGGAGAAGGGAAAGTTATCAACCAGCACGAGGAGTTTCTACGCCTGGTGCCGCCTGGGTCATTTACAGCACCAACAAGTCGTCtaacgaagaagatggacgaGAATATTCATCAGATCCAAGAGACAAGGAAACTTGCAACCAGAATCTCGGTTATCAAGCAGATGCAAGTTCAAACTCAG GTGTATACAAACCAATTTCCCAAGTCAAACTCGGATCCCTTCGTGGAACAGGATATTGAACCTCATTTCATCAGCGATGACGGTCCTGTAATGGCCCCCGAAACATGCCAAAACGCTCTCAAGCGCTCGATTGCCAAAGTCCTCTACCATACTGGATTCGAGGAGCTTCAGCCGTCCGCCATGGACGCCTTCACCAGCGTTGCATCAGATTACTTTCAGAAGCTGTGCCGCACTTTTAATGTTTACAACGAGTCAGAAAAGAAGCCATCTCCGGCGCATGCTCAAGGGTCCAAATTTCAGCCCAGGTTTACTCCCGAGGAAGTCATCCTCCACACCCTGGACGAGAATGGTCACGACATCAGTTCGTTGGAATTGTACGCGAAGGATGAGCTCGATCGTTTGAGTACCAAGTTGGATGCTCTGCATGAGCGGATGAAGCTTCATCTCACTGACCTACTACGACCTGCTCTGGCTCAAGATGCCGGAACTGATGGGGTTGGTGCTTTCAAAGACGGCAGTGAGCAGTTCGTCAGTGGTGACTTTGCTGAGGACCTCGGTGAAGATTTCTTTGGTTTCCGGGCCTTGGGTCTGGATAAGGAGATGGGTCTTGATATGATCTCAGTGCCCTTGCATCTTTTGCAAACTAGAGTTCGCAACCAATACCAGATGCAGACACAGACGACTGGCGAAGCAGCCACTGATCTCTTTGAGCCACTGCCTTCTTCAGAGCCAGTCACTAAGGAGAACATTCAGGAACAAATTGGCCTggtcaagaacttcttcCTGGCTAAGCTGCACGCTAATGGCGATCAGCCCCTTGTGGAGGACGAAGACCTGCCTACCAAGCAAAAGAAACCTCGTCCACGGTTGGGCGCGAGTGGAAAGATTGTAACCGCTCAGAAACGATCTCCTAAGGAGCAATTGGCACTcgctaagaagaagaagaagatggaagctgccgctgccgAGGCCAAAGCCAATGCAAACGCATCACCTGAGAAGGGCGCGCCAGGTACTACCcctggcaagaagaagtccATGAGTGCAGCTGCTGGCTCGGCCCCCAACCCTGCAGTTCTTGCTTTGGCTCCAAACATGGAGAGGCAGGACAGCATGCATAGTCAGGGCAACGCCAGTCAAACAGACAAGGACGACACTGTCGGCATGATGAGCCCAGAAAGCATTGCTCCGTAG
- the PRF1 gene encoding peptide chain release factor 1 (EggNog:ENOG41~BUSCO:EOG09264UVA), with protein MASKGKEAAQSKDATPTNPRGIPYAPFVDKVEDYVSTRDDVEPTLRSFQEMISKYQFMEMNLQKRMGGLKEKIPDIQKTLDSVKFLKLRKDDDEAIDTTFELNDTLYSKAKIPATDEVYIWLGVTPPYRQIWQQEADILQANVMLSYPIDEAETLLSSKLSTAKTSLSNCEEDLDFLREQITTMEVAIARVYNWEVVQKRKDKVEEEAEKKKGKSQGE; from the exons ATGGCGTCAAAAGGTAAAGAGGCAGCGCAAAG TAAAGATGCTACGCCGACAAACCCACGGGGCATCCCCTATGCTCCGTTCGTCGACAAGGTCGAGGACTATGTGTCTACCCGTGACGACGTCGAACCCACTCTACGAAGCTTCCAAGAAATGATATC GAAATACCAATTCATGGAGATGAACCTACAGAAGCGAATGGGTGGCCTCAAGGAAAAGATCCCGGATATCCAGAAGACTCTTGACTCGGTCAAGTTTTTGAAATTAAGAAAG gatgacgacgaggcgATAGATACGACGTTTGAACTAAACGACACTCTCTACTCGAAGGCCAAGATTCCAGCGACAGATGAGGTCTACATCTGGCTAGGAGTAACGCCCCCTTATCGCCAAATTTGGCAGCAGGAAGCTGACATTCTACAGGCGAATGTGATGCTCTCGTACCCCATAGACGAGGCAGAGACACTATTGAGCTCCAAGCTATCCACGGCAAAGACCAGCTTGTCTAATTGCGAAGAAGACCTGGATTTTCTCCGCGAACAAATTACG ACGATGGAGGTTGCTATAGCAAGAGTTTACAACTGGGAGGTTGTGCAGAAGCGAAAGGAcaaggtcgaggaggaggcagagaagaagaaagggaaGTCCCAAGGCGAATAA